The Oncorhynchus nerka isolate Pitt River linkage group LG12, Oner_Uvic_2.0, whole genome shotgun sequence genome includes a region encoding these proteins:
- the LOC115139081 gene encoding neurexin-2-like, which yields MTRGLRFPAWPLAFLSLLVTTRALEFGGAPGQWARYGRWEAGSVGELSFSLKTNISKALVLYLDDGGNCDFMELLIAGGRLQLRFAIHCAEPATLHMETRVNDDRWHMVLLTRNFRETLLMVDGETKVAEVKSKRKEMAVVSDLFVGGIPPDVRLSALTSSTVKYEPPFLGLISNLKVGEMPPTLLNSQGIQSDLEYLCTKQNPCFNGGFCSIQYGEVHCDCTHTRYKGKYCKEGETMTWLTS from the coding sequence ATGACGAGGGGGTTGAGGTTTCCCGCGTGGCCCCTGGCGTTCCTCAGTCTGCTGGTGACGACCCGGGCGCTGGAGTTCGGCGGGGCCCCCGGCCAGTGGGCCCGCTACGGGCGTTGGGAGGCAGGCTCGGTGGGCGAGCTGAGCTTCAGTCTGAAGACCAATATCAGCAAGGCCCTGGTGCTCTACCTGGACGACGGCGGCAACTGCGACTTCATGGAGCTGCTGATCGCCGGCGGGCGCCTCCAGCTGCGCTTCGCCATCCACTGCGCTGAACCCGCCACCTTACACATGGAAACCCGGGTCAACGACGACCGCTGGCACATGGTGCTCCTCACACGCAACTTCCGCGAGACCCTGCTCATGGTGGACGGCGAGACCAAAGTGGCGGAGGTCAAGTCCAAGCGGAAGGAGATGGCggtggtcagtgacctgtttgtggGCGGCATCCCGCCCGACGTGCGCCTCTCAGCCCTTACGTCCAGCACGGTGAAGTACGAGCCCCCATTCCTGGGCCTGATCTCCAACCTGAAGGTGGGTGAGATGCCCCCTACCCTGCTCAACAGCCAGGGCATCCAGAGTGACCTGGAGTATCTGTGCACCAAGCAGAACCCCTGCTTCAACGGAGGCTTCTGCTCCATCCAGTATGGCGAGGTGCACTGTGACTGCACACACACCCGCTACAAGGGAAAGTACTGCAAGGAAGGTGAGACCATGACCTGGCTGACTAGCTAA